From Centroberyx gerrardi isolate f3 chromosome 15, fCenGer3.hap1.cur.20231027, whole genome shotgun sequence:
attgaaaatgctCTTCCAAAGTGACAGATCCCTATAGGACATTATTACACGCTTGCAGGAGAGTCAGTTACCTCCTCCAACATCAGCTCAAAGTCTTCTGGTCCGAGGTGATTTGCTCCAGGCTGGACATTCAGAACCACGTTTGGTGCTGGTTCACATTCtaacagaaagaggaagagagagagtgagagagggagggaggaggaagggaaaatgagaggaaaaggTCTGATCTTTAAAACTTCCCTCGGACATTTCTCTTATCTCACTGTTTGCCCACTTTCTCtgttcccctttctctctctatcctatCGCCCCAaatcctttctctcactctcactctccccaGTCTATCTTTActcttctttcattcattcatgctccCATCTGATAttgccctcccttcctctcaaCCTCCTCCATATTAtcccccccactcctccctccctctctcccccccccaccccgtctCTGTGGTACGGGCTGTTTCACAAGTGCGGTCTTGACCTTGACAGCTCCCAGTCTGTGGCGTCtaatctctctcgctctgatACACTATCTCTTTACCATGCTAATGGGCCTGCCCACCCGCCCGCACGTGTCTATGTGCCATCAGCACTTTATCAAAGGCTccggagagcagagagagattagggagacatacacacacttttaactgcctagtgtatgtgtgtatgaacaaCAGAAaagtaagagagggagaaagagagggagagagataatgtGCGCATTTGAAACGAGGAGAGTGAAGGCAGTGCATGAGAGAGGGGTGTAAAGCGGAGTACAACCAATGTGGTGGAGGGAGATTAtaagtgagagggagaaagagcccGTCTAGAAATCGCCGTCAGGGGGGAAAATCAGAGCAATTCgctgacgcacacacatatacacactatgCTACAAGGTGACCTATGCTGTACTTCTTTGGTCTTGAACTTCTAATGCTGTTACCACTTCCcctagacagaaagacagactcACAGAAGCCCATTACTGCTGGCTCTCTAGGCATGCACACTGACACTACTATTGGGAGTTGACCCTGACCTATTAAAGCCTCTGCTTATGGGGAAATTATATCAAAAAGAATGTGGAGCAAGTACAGAAATGCACACTGGAATGCACACATACTatgtctctcactcacacacacatagacacacatacatacatagagagacatacacacacacacacacatatatacactgGCTTGCATggttgcacacatacacatctacaCCATCAACAAACTTAATGGTAATGCTGAACCCCCGCTGTACCCCTGCAGAACCTctggtgtgtgtcagtgtgtctgcatgtgtgtgtgtgtgagagacagggTTTGTGTGTACTTGCCTTTTACAGGATGAATGGTGAAGTGTGTATGAATGGCTTTCTTCAGCTGCTCAGTGTACTTGAGGACCCCTGCCAGGGGCACCCTGGCATCGCCACTGTAGGCTGTCAGCAGCATGGAGGGGTAGCGCTgtttcacacaaacaaacacacacacacacacacacacccacacacacacacacacacacagaggatacATTAGCCTAGTTTCCACTAGTATTCTAAACAGggattattaattatttgtgGCACCCAATGTCCCCCAAATCAACATTTCTAAGATTCTTTGCATCTTTTTTCCAACACAGATTATCCGTCAGTGGTACAATGGGTccaatcaaacaaacagaacTTCTGGTACTGTGTTGGAAAGATTTCCAGTTAGCTGTATGTAGTGTAGACCTAGTGTAGTGTAGTCTAGTAAAGTGCTATTCAAACACTGGCTCTGGGTCTTCAACTTAGTCTGAATTAATGGTTGTCCACTGGTGTTGTGCAGGTGTATTTTTCCCCTTTGTTGTCTGCCTCTCCATACCTGAGGAGTAATGTTGTGAAGGGGACAGTAGGAGGCGATGGTGAGTCTGTGCTGTGGGTTTGTTAGGGGGTCcccccattcctctctctcctccacagttAGAGGCAGCATGGGATCCTCCATAGTTCCCAACACATCCAGGAAAGGAGCCTAAacacagggagagatggatcaggatgtctgtgtgtgtgtgtgtgtgtgtgttttatgagtAGGGAGACGACCCTTCAACCGGATGACCTGGGTTTAAGCCCTGTATTGGCAGgcatctgctctgctgaagtgtccttgagcaagacactgaatccggACGAAAGAGAATGTCCCTATAGGGATCAATGAAGTATCACTTTATACGAGGTGCTGTATAGACTATAATTCAAGCTCTacctctcacatacacagaTTCTCTTATTTGCTTACTCTCACTTTCACTACTTTACCTCTcacattttgtctttgttgcttgtttatgttttgttttattctgtctgtACTGCTCATAttgtctttgttgcttgtttgttatgttttgtttttattctctctgtactgttcattttgtctttgttgcttgtttttcttttatgtttttgtgaagcactttgtaactctggttttaaaaaggtgctatataaataaagctttccTTGATTCATCTTCTCACCTGCAGTGTGACAGCCTGCAtcaggtgtgggtgtgtgttgcaCAGCGCCCCCACCGGCACGGCCCCAGCACTGCAGGAGGTGAGGGCGGTGCGCGAAGGAGAGGAGACTCCCAAGGTGAAGAGGTGATGGAGACAGGCGAGGAggtcctccactcctctctgcttcccCTCCACACGAGCCTGTCTCTGCCAGGACAGACCCCGTTCTCCTCCGCCCCTGGGAGgcggaaagacagagaagacagaTGCAGCTGAACACACATAACACAAGGTAAAGGTTGAATTCCAGACTCAAGACTCAGCCCCCACAGACTTAGAGGGAATCTAAAAATGCACCTGTAGCTTCCTGCATCACAACATCAATACATACTCATTCACAATCACACATTACACCACACAATATCGCTATAAATGCCTGCCCGCAAGGGATATATAAGAGAAACAGTCCCCAGCATAGTATGCAGATAGCACTTACATATGCCTCATGCCACCAGCTAACCTGCCAAGTAATTTAGGTTATTTTTCATGCTGTTGGTGAGGTAATGTGTTACCTGATGTGGCAGTACGCTAGAGCCCAACCCTGCTCCATCAGTAGCCTTCTCTCTGGGCAGAACTCCATGTTAAGATCCCTGCCATAAGCTCCATAGACATGGACCAGTAGTGGCGCTTCCTTCAGACACTCCACAGGTACTGCATGGAACACAGTCACTGGCACCAAGGTATTGTcctacagaggaggagaggcagggagactGGTTTGGAGGCATGATGAAAGAGAGGCTACTAAAttttaaatcttaaaaaaaatctttaaaaaatctTTAAAGCAAAGTTTGTAATTGCAAACTGCATTacttgtgcctgtgtgtgtatatatgtatatgatgtggtGTCTAAGAGAGCATggaagagcaaaagagagacagacactgcCTATATTGTTGGAGTCTTCTGTCTCTGGTGGCTAGCTGTCAACAGATTATTACCAGTGGACACTTGAGACTCTACAATAGACACAATGCCTACCTCCCCACAGATACCTTTtcagtttgtgtgcatgtgtcttatGTGTCAAGTGTTCTTACCTGGCTGCGGGCCTCCAAGCGTGTGGTGATATAATTACCCTGGTTCTCTGGGGAGGTGCCATCTTCTTCTGTGCCCAATAAAAGGAGCCTGTCCTTGGGGTATAGACGGTAGGGCACTGGGGGGTGCACCGGAGATGAGATCAGGAACTCTAACACACTGTGGTGGTCTGCCAGGCCTGGTCTCTTTGTTTCAATGGCACAGGCCCAGGAAGGGAGCTAGGGAATGAGTGTGGAAATAGGGTATAAGGAATGAATACATgaaagcgagagacagagaaagatgaaaagaaaaaaaaaaaagggcaataGAAAGGCAAAAataagagcaagaaagaaaggaagcaagggacaaaaatgaaaacaagaaagaaggGAGAATGCATGCAAATAAGCAAGAAACAATTTAAGAGAGTTTTATATCCTACTGACCTGTACAGTGTATGACTTCTTGGGGTGGGCTAGTGGGACCACTGTCAGAACAAGTTCACCGGTTGGCACTCTGGCAACCAACACACAGTGGTCCCCCACCACCTCCATGTCTCTGACTGCGATACCAGGGCCAGGGGAATACAAAGGCACCCAGGAGACCATGGACGGCCCTGAGAGAGGGGCCTTCAGCACCTAGGtgagagaagagatgggaggaTAGCCACATTTATATACATTGCTGCTTTGGAAAAAACTTTCATCTCTTTCAAATTTGGTACTCTGTGAGCTGCCATGGTCCCACATGTGTACAAGATTCAAGTTGCTCCTATGGACCAACTATTAACTTTATACCATCTATCTTTTTCATGGACTCTGCCTCTATATTCTGCGTCTGGTCTGTCCGGGGCTTAACAAGTAACCCAACtgctatatgtgtgtatgcgtttatatatacacactctACCTGGTACTCTTGTCCAGAGCCTGTATTGGCCAGTATAATCAGCCATCCCCTCCAGTGCTCGACATGGTACAAGAGTTCTGGTAGACGTGGCTGCACCAGGAAGGGTTCTAAATTGGGTGTGGTTACGTCAATAAGCCACACCTCCGAACTGGTCTTGCTGTTGCAGTTGATGGTCAGTATATGTCGGTCTCTGGAAAGGGCaacctccacaaacacactggggAGATATTGGCGTTGGTGTTCAAATTGGAGTtggtgtgagaggagagagtgcagatgcgggagggagagaaaaagcaagagggagagagaggacagacaggcaacaAACAAACTCTGtaaaactgtaaactgtaaccCTTAAACACATTATCATAATCCTAAAACAAATCTTCTGTTTTGTGAGGGTCATCAATACATCCTGATATGTGCAACTTTTcaaattatactgtatgtatgaagaCTTGTGGAACTCACAGCTATAGACACACCTGTCCCCCACCCATCCAAACACTTACTCAGGCTGTGTTTCCTCGAGCACGGACGTTATTCTGGTTCCAGTGGAATTTAGGTCCAGATGAAAGACTCTGCTGCAGCGCAGACCCTCCAGagtggtgtaaagcaggacatCGTCTGTGGCCCactctgtgcatgcatgcacacacacacacacacacacacacacacacacacacagagagaggatacATTAGCCTAGTTTCCACTAGTATTCTAAACAGggattattaattatttgtgGCACCCAATGTCCCCCAAATCAACATTTCTAAATTTCTTTGCATCTTTTTTCCAACACAGATTATCCGTCAGTGGTACAATGGGTCCAATCAAACGAACAGAACTTCTGGTACGGTGTTGGAAAGATTTCCAGTTAGCTGTATGTAGTGTAGGCCTGTCTTTCAGTAGTCTAGGAAAGTGCTATTCAAACACTGGCTCTGGGTCTTCAACTTAGTCTACTTTAGCCATTGCTTTATTTGTCAGCCACTGAGAATGTGATTTTTGGTCTTTGGTAGTATTCAAACCAAAAATGTGGGCTTTGCAGAGCCTCAAAGAAACTTTTCACTGAAGAGAGAATTAAATCTAGCAATGGCCTGCCACCTCCAGCAAGAGGCTTCAAAGCCAGGTTCTAGCTGTTGTAGATTTCACAAAAGACATACTTTGGGTAGAGCTTTGTTTGGAGCCAGATGTGAGAAACCAACCACATTTAATACAAGTGTAAATAGTGTAAAACTTACCAAAACTGAAGACATTTTCCAGTGTGA
This genomic window contains:
- the prepl gene encoding prolyl endopeptidase-like, with amino-acid sequence MAVLSSLCPFTRFVKPTRLRFWELAACKRTPWLSLSAPRCYTSGTSNSAVESLSPGLERYKDLQKYFNRRLRATYSRFSDIPDNSVVCGHHHVYFVEGDGIYRMDSRQSEPEPEQVLDLGQCSAGDEEREVKKDRRKEKVEWTVQRVRLSPQEKHLAATLKTCHREEPRCVVVRLRGGASRPLDPPQVILTLENVFSFEWATDDVLLYTTLEGLRCSRVFHLDLNSTGTRITSVLEETQPDVFVEVALSRDRHILTINCNSKTSSEVWLIDVTTPNLEPFLVQPRLPELLYHVEHWRGWLIILANTGSGQEYQVLKAPLSGPSMVSWVPLYSPGPGIAVRDMEVVGDHCVLVARVPTGELVLTVVPLAHPKKSYTVQLPSWACAIETKRPGLADHHSVLEFLISSPVHPPVPYRLYPKDRLLLLGTEEDGTSPENQGNYITTRLEARSQDNTLVPVTVFHAVPVECLKEAPLLVHVYGAYGRDLNMEFCPERRLLMEQGWALAYCHIRGGGERGLSWQRQARVEGKQRGVEDLLACLHHLFTLGVSSPSRTALTSCSAGAVPVGALCNTHPHLMQAVTLQAPFLDVLGTMEDPMLPLTVEEREEWGDPLTNPQHRLTIASYCPLHNITPQRYPSMLLTAYSGDARVPLAGVLKYTEQLKKAIHTHFTIHPVKECEPAPNVVLNVQPGANHLGPEDFELMLEESALQLAFLYTELGLDPPRPRRNRKR